From Actinopolyspora lacussalsi, a single genomic window includes:
- a CDS encoding peptide-methionine (S)-S-oxide reductase (product_source=KO:K07304; cath_funfam=3.30.1060.10; cog=COG0225; ko=KO:K07304; pfam=PF01625; superfamily=55068; tigrfam=TIGR00401), giving the protein MALFGNKTRMIEPAEALPGRSSPLNVPERHAVYPDRTIVGPFPEGTERAVLGMGCFWGAERTFWRTEGVWTTAVGYAGGYTPNPTYEEVCSGMTGHTEAVLVVFDPKVIDYAGVLKVFWENHDPTQGLRQGNDVGSQYRSAVLTVDERQREVAEASREQFQRALTNAGHGDITTEIAPLGEFYYAEGYHQQYLSESKNPNGYCGIGGTGVACPTGLAV; this is encoded by the coding sequence ATGGCACTGTTCGGCAACAAGACCCGCATGATCGAGCCCGCCGAGGCACTCCCGGGGCGTTCGAGTCCGTTGAACGTCCCCGAGCGGCACGCCGTGTATCCGGATCGCACCATCGTCGGTCCCTTCCCGGAGGGGACCGAACGCGCGGTGCTCGGCATGGGGTGTTTCTGGGGTGCGGAGCGAACCTTCTGGCGAACCGAGGGCGTCTGGACCACCGCGGTGGGCTACGCCGGTGGCTACACCCCGAATCCGACCTACGAGGAGGTGTGCAGCGGTATGACCGGGCACACCGAGGCCGTGCTCGTGGTGTTCGACCCGAAAGTGATCGACTACGCCGGTGTGCTCAAGGTGTTCTGGGAGAACCACGACCCCACCCAGGGGCTGCGCCAGGGCAACGACGTCGGTTCGCAGTACCGATCGGCCGTCCTGACCGTCGACGAGCGCCAGCGCGAGGTGGCCGAGGCCAGCAGGGAACAGTTCCAGCGAGCGCTGACGAACGCCGGGCACGGCGACATCACCACCGAGATCGCGCCGCTCGGTGAGTTCTACTACGCGGAGGGGTACCACCAGCAGTACCTCTCGGAGAGCAAGAACCCGAACGGTTACTGCGGGATCGGTGGGACCGGGGTCGCCTGCCCCACGGGGCTGGCGGTCTGA
- a CDS encoding chitin-binding protein (product_source=KO:K03933; cath_funfam=2.70.50.50; cleavage_site_network=SignalP-noTM; cog=COG3397; ko=KO:K03933; pfam=PF03067; superfamily=81296; transmembrane_helix_parts=Inside_1_8,TMhelix_9_31,Outside_32_202), whose amino-acid sequence MLTKRIKRALGIAAFAVVPLALPMVTSGAAAGHGYTQNPMSRQAHCADGTVSNCGAIQWEPQSVEGPGNFPSGGPSDGQLCSGGNGRFSELDEPRNGNWPATDVNAGQSLQFRWELTAAHSTESFRYFITKDSYDPSQQLTRSDLELQPFFTVDYNGEQPDFTVTHTGQLPSDKSGKHLIFGVWEVADTANAFYTCSDVNFS is encoded by the coding sequence ATGCTCACCAAACGGATCAAGCGGGCGCTCGGCATCGCGGCCTTCGCGGTCGTACCGCTGGCGCTTCCCATGGTCACCTCGGGTGCCGCTGCGGGCCACGGCTACACGCAGAACCCGATGAGCAGGCAGGCGCACTGCGCCGACGGCACGGTCAGCAACTGCGGAGCCATCCAGTGGGAGCCGCAGAGCGTGGAAGGGCCGGGCAACTTCCCCTCGGGCGGTCCTTCCGACGGCCAGCTCTGCAGCGGCGGCAACGGCCGGTTCTCCGAGCTCGACGAGCCGCGCAACGGCAACTGGCCCGCCACCGACGTGAACGCGGGGCAGAGCCTGCAGTTCCGCTGGGAGCTCACCGCGGCGCACTCCACCGAGTCGTTCCGCTACTTCATCACGAAGGACAGCTACGACCCGAGTCAGCAGCTGACCCGCAGCGACCTGGAGCTGCAGCCCTTCTTCACGGTGGACTACAACGGTGAGCAGCCCGACTTCACCGTCACCCACACCGGTCAGCTGCCCAGTGACAAGAGCGGCAAGCACCTGATCTTCGGTGTTTGGGAGGTCGCGGACACCGCGAACGCCTTCTACACCTGCTCGGACGTCAACTTCAGCTGA
- a CDS encoding flavin-binding protein dodecin (product_source=COG3360; cog=COG3360; ko=KO:K09165; pfam=PF07311; superfamily=89807), producing the protein MSDNVYRVTEIVGTSDQGLDDAIRKGVHRASRTLREVDWFEVSEIRGHVAEGEVAHFQVGLKVGFRLEE; encoded by the coding sequence ATGAGCGACAACGTTTACCGGGTCACGGAGATCGTCGGTACCTCCGACCAGGGGTTGGACGATGCCATTCGCAAGGGGGTCCACCGTGCGTCCCGCACGCTGCGGGAGGTGGACTGGTTCGAGGTGTCCGAGATCAGGGGGCACGTCGCCGAAGGTGAGGTGGCGCACTTCCAGGTGGGGCTCAAGGTCGGTTTCCGGCTGGAGGAGTGA
- a CDS encoding PPOX class probable F420-dependent enzyme (product_source=TIGR03618; cath_funfam=2.30.110.10; cog=COG3871; pfam=PF01243; superfamily=50475; tigrfam=TIGR03618) gives MDLDRAREIVREQHRAVLATRRSDGEPQLSPVLATVDSGGRITVSTKANTAKVANIGRDRRVWLCVLPDEFFGRWIQLDGTAEVVRLPEAMPLLEEYYRDISGEHEDWGQYRAAMRAEQRVVLRIEPTRAGPS, from the coding sequence ATGGATCTGGACCGGGCACGCGAGATCGTGCGCGAACAGCACCGCGCCGTACTGGCCACCCGACGCTCGGACGGTGAACCACAGTTGAGTCCGGTGCTGGCCACTGTGGATTCCGGTGGTCGGATCACCGTCAGCACCAAGGCGAACACCGCCAAGGTCGCCAACATCGGCAGAGACCGGCGGGTCTGGTTGTGCGTACTGCCCGACGAGTTCTTCGGCAGGTGGATCCAGCTCGACGGCACGGCCGAGGTCGTGCGGCTGCCCGAGGCGATGCCACTGCTCGAGGAGTACTACCGCGACATCTCGGGCGAGCACGAGGACTGGGGGCAGTACCGGGCGGCCATGCGGGCCGAACAACGGGTGGTGCTGCGCATCGAACCGACGCGTGCGGGCCCGTCCTGA
- a CDS encoding hypothetical protein (product_source=Hypo-rule applied; transmembrane_helix_parts=Inside_1_39,TMhelix_40_59,Outside_60_63,TMhelix_64_86,Inside_87_145) codes for MNRAVRGSDGRRWTLKTNIEWSDPLQVDEWELDVSGGRSPGVVMGTIVFVMIAGFLVWTPTAVIVPIWVILALLVLILFFPVRWLVRRPWTVIADTPGDTDEHPPERWVGVVRGALTARQESARVARNIELYAEPDMNGALQPVE; via the coding sequence ATGAACCGCGCGGTACGTGGTTCCGACGGTCGGAGATGGACCCTCAAGACCAACATCGAGTGGAGTGATCCGCTCCAGGTCGACGAGTGGGAGCTCGATGTGAGTGGCGGTCGTTCCCCCGGCGTCGTGATGGGGACGATCGTGTTCGTGATGATCGCGGGGTTCCTCGTCTGGACACCGACCGCCGTGATCGTCCCGATCTGGGTGATTCTGGCGCTGCTCGTGCTGATCCTGTTCTTCCCGGTCCGCTGGTTGGTGCGCAGGCCGTGGACGGTCATCGCGGACACACCCGGCGATACCGACGAGCACCCACCGGAGCGATGGGTCGGCGTCGTACGCGGCGCTCTGACGGCGCGGCAGGAAAGCGCCCGGGTGGCGCGCAACATCGAGCTGTACGCCGAGCCGGACATGAACGGAGCACTGCAACCGGTGGAGTGA
- a CDS encoding two-component system LytT family sensor kinase (product_source=KO:K02478; cath_funfam=3.30.565.10; cog=COG3275; ko=KO:K02478; pfam=PF02518,PF06580; superfamily=55781,55874; transmembrane_helix_parts=Inside_1_4,TMhelix_5_22,Outside_23_469), which translates to MTERTVLTVIAALAVLGMFVMLCRSRRVSTSKEDATLAALHSVTSAAPHLRRGLDQESADETAPHLRALLSCLAVGIVDPEGTLLAWDGGANHHYRDITESIERALRTGKSEYVDHSDIVCDERPCLMRHVVIVPLEVDGLSRGALVLITAGERSRLIRAATEVAEHVTSQLRLSELQVSRQKLAEAEVRALRAQISPHFVYNSLNTISALIRTDPDHARELIQEFADFTRYSFRSNEMYTTLADEVRNIDRYLTLESARFGPERLNVQLKIAPEVLPVVLPFLALQPLVENAVRHGLAKKPGGGTLSVAAEDNGSEALISVDDNGVGMDPRELELELESSHTEGSHVGLGNVNDRMRATFGNDYGLVVETERDAGMKVIMRVPKFAPGVRPVAREPFEEMDCPEVPPDPAPEPRQEDERNDSDDAVPGETGTGESGTGESGTGESGTEEAGVEEPVREVISSDSSSAG; encoded by the coding sequence TTGACTGAGCGGACAGTGCTCACCGTGATCGCCGCGCTGGCCGTGCTCGGCATGTTCGTGATGCTGTGCCGTTCACGTCGAGTCAGCACGTCCAAGGAGGACGCGACACTGGCGGCGCTGCACAGCGTGACCAGCGCCGCTCCTCATCTGCGCCGGGGACTCGACCAGGAGTCGGCCGACGAGACCGCCCCCCATCTGCGTGCCTTGCTGTCCTGCCTCGCCGTGGGGATCGTCGATCCGGAGGGGACGCTGCTCGCCTGGGACGGTGGTGCCAACCACCACTACCGCGACATCACCGAGAGCATCGAGCGGGCCCTGCGTACCGGCAAGAGCGAGTACGTGGACCACTCCGACATCGTCTGCGACGAACGTCCCTGCCTGATGCGGCACGTCGTGATCGTGCCGCTCGAAGTGGACGGACTCAGCCGAGGCGCGCTGGTACTGATCACAGCCGGGGAGCGGAGCCGGTTGATCCGTGCCGCAACCGAGGTGGCCGAGCACGTCACCTCGCAGCTGCGGTTGTCGGAGCTGCAGGTGTCCCGGCAGAAGCTGGCGGAGGCCGAGGTCAGGGCGTTGCGGGCGCAGATCTCGCCGCACTTCGTCTACAACTCGCTGAACACGATCTCCGCGCTGATCCGCACCGATCCGGACCACGCCAGGGAACTGATCCAGGAGTTCGCCGATTTCACCAGGTACTCCTTCCGGTCGAACGAGATGTACACGACCCTGGCCGACGAGGTGCGCAACATCGACCGCTACCTGACGCTGGAATCGGCCAGGTTCGGCCCGGAGCGGTTGAACGTGCAGCTCAAGATCGCACCCGAGGTGCTTCCCGTGGTGCTGCCGTTCCTGGCGCTGCAGCCGCTGGTGGAGAACGCGGTGCGACACGGCCTGGCGAAAAAGCCGGGTGGTGGAACGCTCTCGGTGGCCGCCGAGGACAACGGCAGCGAGGCACTGATCAGCGTCGACGACAACGGTGTCGGTATGGATCCCCGGGAGCTGGAACTTGAGTTGGAGAGCAGCCACACCGAGGGGTCACACGTCGGGCTGGGCAACGTCAACGACCGGATGCGCGCGACGTTCGGCAACGACTACGGGCTGGTCGTGGAAACCGAGCGCGACGCGGGGATGAAGGTCATAATGCGGGTGCCGAAGTTCGCGCCCGGAGTCCGGCCCGTCGCGCGTGAGCCGTTCGAGGAGATGGACTGCCCCGAGGTTCCGCCCGACCCGGCGCCCGAGCCGCGGCAGGAGGACGAGCGGAACGATTCCGACGACGCGGTCCCGGGCGAGACCGGAACAGGGGAATCCGGAACAGGGGAATCCGGAACAGGGGAATCCGGAACCGAGGAGGCCGGAGTGGAGGAGCCCGTCCGGGAAGTGATCTCCTCCGATTCCTCGTCGGCTGGTTGA
- a CDS encoding signal peptide peptidase SppA (product_source=TIGR00706; cath_funfam=3.90.226.10; cog=COG0616; pfam=PF01343; superfamily=52096; tigrfam=TIGR00706): MNDKSSQKFTATLSDRISEKLPGKLAERAERGPVVPVVKLHGPITPTPSPVSRPSISLQTVESALTRAFSFDRLSGVALVINSPGGAATQSALVAERIRSLADKKEVPVLTFCEDVAASGGYWLACAGDEVYAHASSMVGSIGVVSAGFGMEELIRRVGVERRVHSAGQHKTRLDPFRPENAEDVQWLQGMQQELHTQFADWVRQRRGNSLDESTEDLFSGEVWTGRRARELGLVDGLGNLRDVVSRRFPESHLVSVEPRKPLLARLGMTGPAGGTQGLAAGMAQALFETAENRAMWSRFGL; encoded by the coding sequence ATGAACGACAAGTCCTCCCAGAAATTCACCGCCACGCTTTCGGACAGGATTTCGGAGAAACTGCCCGGAAAACTGGCCGAACGCGCCGAGCGGGGGCCGGTGGTGCCCGTGGTCAAACTGCACGGGCCGATCACGCCGACGCCGTCACCGGTGAGCCGCCCCTCGATATCGCTGCAGACCGTGGAGTCCGCGCTCACCCGTGCGTTCTCCTTCGACCGGTTGTCCGGCGTGGCGCTCGTCATCAACTCGCCGGGCGGTGCCGCCACGCAGTCCGCCCTGGTGGCCGAACGCATCCGGAGCCTGGCCGACAAGAAGGAGGTGCCGGTGCTGACCTTCTGCGAGGACGTGGCCGCTTCCGGAGGTTACTGGCTCGCCTGTGCCGGGGACGAGGTCTACGCCCACGCGAGTTCGATGGTGGGTTCCATCGGCGTGGTCAGCGCCGGCTTCGGGATGGAGGAACTCATCAGGCGGGTCGGGGTCGAGCGCAGGGTGCACAGCGCGGGCCAGCACAAGACCCGTCTCGACCCGTTCCGTCCCGAGAACGCCGAGGACGTGCAGTGGCTGCAGGGCATGCAGCAGGAGCTGCACACCCAGTTCGCGGACTGGGTGCGGCAGCGTCGCGGGAACTCGTTGGACGAGTCCACCGAGGACCTGTTCTCCGGTGAGGTCTGGACCGGAAGGCGAGCCAGGGAACTGGGCCTGGTGGACGGACTCGGCAACCTGCGCGACGTGGTGTCCCGTCGGTTCCCCGAGTCGCACCTGGTGTCCGTGGAACCGCGCAAACCGCTGCTGGCCCGGTTGGGAATGACCGGTCCCGCCGGTGGAACCCAGGGGTTGGCGGCCGGAATGGCGCAGGCGCTGTTCGAGACCGCCGAGAACAGGGCCATGTGGTCCCGCTTCGGGTTGTGA
- a CDS encoding DNA-binding LytR/AlgR family response regulator (product_source=COG3279; cath_funfam=3.40.50.2300; cog=COG3279; pfam=PF00072,PF04397; smart=SM00448,SM00850; superfamily=52172) has translation MSTPYRINGSRGRIERAGSGTGGSNGGGLVVLVVDDEEPGITTTRDMLNSNPRVDKVLTAFDAAEALRLLRQDNPDLAGRPSDAPLVDAVFIDVAMPGLTGMDLARVLFSFENAPALVFITAHGENALEAFDLGAIDYVMKPASPERMERALRKVQRISTPLEGGSGDRTALNAGSTGAALEPGGQDDHSVIPVELGGTTRLVQRSQVRWVEAQGDYARLHTDEGSHLVRIPLAQLEEKWADAGFVRIHRSYLVSLNLINELRMSSSGYSVLIAGGQYRETRELPVSRRHTRELKDRLVRSPRQPRE, from the coding sequence GTGAGTACCCCATATCGCATCAACGGTTCCCGTGGCCGTATCGAACGCGCCGGTTCCGGTACCGGCGGTTCGAACGGCGGTGGGCTCGTCGTGCTCGTCGTCGACGACGAGGAGCCGGGAATCACGACGACACGTGACATGCTCAACAGCAATCCGCGGGTCGACAAGGTGCTGACCGCCTTCGACGCAGCCGAGGCGCTGCGGCTGCTGCGGCAGGACAACCCGGACCTCGCCGGTCGCCCCTCCGACGCGCCGCTGGTCGACGCCGTTTTCATCGACGTCGCGATGCCGGGACTGACCGGAATGGACCTCGCCAGGGTGCTCTTCTCGTTCGAGAACGCCCCCGCCCTGGTGTTCATAACCGCCCACGGCGAGAACGCACTGGAGGCGTTCGACCTGGGAGCCATCGATTACGTCATGAAACCGGCGAGCCCGGAACGGATGGAACGGGCGCTGCGCAAGGTGCAGCGAATCAGTACACCGCTGGAAGGGGGCTCAGGTGACCGCACCGCGCTGAACGCCGGTTCGACCGGTGCGGCGCTCGAACCGGGCGGACAGGACGACCACTCCGTCATACCGGTGGAGCTCGGCGGCACCACCCGTCTGGTGCAGCGTTCCCAGGTGCGTTGGGTGGAGGCGCAGGGGGACTACGCGCGGCTGCACACCGACGAGGGCTCCCACCTGGTGCGGATTCCGCTCGCACAGCTGGAGGAGAAGTGGGCGGACGCGGGGTTCGTCCGCATCCACCGGTCCTATCTGGTCTCGTTGAACCTCATAAACGAGCTGCGCATGTCATCCTCCGGATATTCGGTGTTGATCGCCGGAGGTCAGTACCGCGAGACTCGTGAACTGCCGGTCAGTCGCAGGCACACCAGGGAACTCAAGGACCGGCTGGTGCGCTCACCCCGGCAACCCCGGGAATGA
- a CDS encoding hypothetical protein (product_source=Hypo-rule applied; transmembrane_helix_parts=Inside_1_58,TMhelix_59_81,Outside_82_90,TMhelix_91_113,Inside_114_130) produces the protein MTSNRTSASQQRPPRRKRVVLADRRGERRVPRAIIDLEDQSSMGEAMVRGLVRAQLRTSLLLAGVSVLVLGGLPLLLRWVPGLSEIRLWSIPLPWLVLGVLPFPFILLIGYIAIREAERHEREFAELVQR, from the coding sequence GTGACTTCCAACAGGACATCCGCTTCGCAGCAGCGCCCCCCACGTCGTAAGCGGGTCGTGCTCGCGGACCGGCGCGGCGAACGCCGGGTCCCCCGCGCGATCATCGACCTGGAGGACCAGAGCAGCATGGGGGAGGCGATGGTGCGTGGGCTGGTGCGGGCCCAGCTGCGTACCTCGCTGCTGTTGGCGGGCGTCAGCGTGCTGGTGCTCGGTGGGCTTCCGCTGCTGCTGCGCTGGGTTCCCGGCCTTTCGGAGATCCGGTTGTGGAGCATTCCGCTGCCGTGGCTCGTCCTCGGGGTGCTGCCCTTCCCGTTCATCCTGCTGATCGGTTACATAGCCATCCGTGAGGCGGAGCGGCACGAACGCGAGTTCGCCGAGTTGGTGCAGCGGTGA
- a CDS encoding Na+(H+)/acetate symporter ActP (product_source=COG4147; cog=COG4147; pfam=PF00474; transmembrane_helix_parts=Outside_1_4,TMhelix_5_24,Inside_25_44,TMhelix_45_67,Outside_68_72,TMhelix_73_95,Inside_96_115,TMhelix_116_133,Outside_134_147,TMhelix_148_170,Inside_171_181,TMhelix_182_201,Outside_202_315,TMhelix_316_338,Inside_339_350,TMhelix_351_373,Outside_374_404,TMhelix_405_427,Inside_428_439,TMhelix_440_462,Outside_463_471,TMhelix_472_491,Inside_492_497,TMhelix_498_520,Outside_521_529,TMhelix_530_552,Inside_553_613) encodes MNPWALGGVVLIAVGTFGLAVWGSRGARTTSDFLLARRMVGVERNAAAIAGEYLSAASFLGIAGLLLKDGIEALWYPIGYTAGYLALILFVAAPLRRSGAYTLPDFAQVRLDSGRVRTLATVLVVLIGWLYLVPQLQAAGVTLSTVTGISYAGGIVLVAIVVLVGVLSGGMHVVTLVQAFQYGVKLFAIAVPVFVLFFAFLGDDAQHRRGLDEPTPPVFERATTVHIETDVRLRVTRSVWVKVLSGPGPERLSGPVRQDEPTGGTVYLTPGMHSVSADSELRFPEGSAVPVVADAEPNNRSWLSPQDGDSYELFETYSLILSTFLGTMGLPHVLVRFYTNPTGHSARRTTLVVLGLLGLFYLFPTVLGVLSRFYVPQLLVTGETDAAVLLLPTAMLQGWPGELVGAITAAGAFAAFLSTSSGLVMSVSGVLFTDLLPGKLANFRLVALGSCILPAALAVIAIGRDISQSVGLAFAMAASTFFPLLVLGIWWRGLTAVGAMSGLVVGGGLVLLAVLTGAFLGDGYGWWSAVLLQPAAFTVPLAFAVTVLVSKLTSRGVPENTGRVMLRMHTPDRLGFTRDRSADHHAAEHDEPATVPNRSNGRHRLRRGRRRRR; translated from the coding sequence GTGAATCCGTGGGCTCTCGGCGGTGTCGTGCTGATCGCCGTCGGTACGTTCGGACTGGCGGTGTGGGGGTCGCGCGGTGCCCGCACCACCTCGGACTTCCTGCTGGCCAGACGCATGGTCGGTGTGGAGCGCAACGCCGCCGCGATCGCGGGCGAGTACCTCTCCGCCGCGTCGTTCCTGGGCATCGCCGGGCTGCTGCTCAAGGACGGCATCGAGGCGCTCTGGTACCCCATCGGCTACACGGCGGGCTATCTGGCGCTGATCCTGTTCGTCGCAGCGCCGCTGCGCCGTTCGGGTGCCTACACCCTGCCGGATTTCGCGCAGGTCAGGTTGGACTCCGGGCGGGTTCGCACCCTCGCCACCGTGCTGGTGGTGCTCATCGGCTGGCTGTACCTGGTGCCGCAGCTGCAGGCGGCGGGCGTGACCCTGTCCACGGTCACCGGTATCTCCTACGCGGGCGGCATCGTGCTTGTGGCGATCGTGGTGCTCGTCGGAGTGCTCAGCGGCGGGATGCACGTGGTGACCCTGGTGCAGGCGTTCCAGTACGGGGTCAAGCTCTTCGCGATAGCGGTGCCCGTTTTCGTGCTGTTCTTCGCGTTCCTCGGGGACGACGCGCAGCACCGACGTGGGCTGGATGAACCCACTCCGCCGGTGTTCGAGCGGGCCACCACCGTCCACATCGAAACGGACGTGCGGTTGCGCGTCACCCGATCGGTGTGGGTGAAGGTGCTGTCCGGCCCCGGTCCGGAACGGCTCAGCGGGCCCGTTCGGCAGGACGAGCCGACCGGCGGAACGGTGTACCTCACACCGGGGATGCACTCGGTGAGCGCGGACTCCGAGTTGCGTTTCCCCGAGGGAAGCGCTGTTCCGGTGGTCGCCGACGCGGAGCCGAACAACCGCTCCTGGCTGTCGCCGCAGGACGGTGATTCCTACGAGCTCTTCGAGACCTATTCGCTGATCCTGTCGACTTTCCTGGGAACGATGGGGCTGCCCCACGTGCTGGTGCGGTTCTACACCAATCCCACGGGGCACAGCGCCCGGCGCACCACGCTGGTGGTGCTGGGTCTGCTGGGGCTGTTCTACCTGTTCCCGACCGTGCTGGGCGTGCTTTCCCGGTTCTACGTGCCGCAACTGCTGGTGACCGGGGAAACCGACGCCGCGGTGCTGTTGCTGCCGACGGCGATGCTGCAGGGATGGCCGGGGGAGCTGGTGGGGGCCATCACCGCTGCGGGTGCCTTCGCGGCTTTCCTGTCCACGTCCTCCGGGCTGGTGATGAGCGTGTCCGGGGTGCTGTTCACCGATCTGCTGCCCGGCAAACTCGCCAATTTCCGATTGGTCGCGCTGGGATCGTGCATCCTGCCCGCCGCGCTGGCGGTGATAGCGATCGGCCGCGACATCTCGCAGAGCGTGGGGCTGGCTTTCGCCATGGCCGCCTCCACGTTCTTCCCCCTGTTGGTGCTCGGTATCTGGTGGCGCGGGCTCACCGCGGTCGGCGCGATGAGCGGTTTGGTCGTGGGCGGCGGTCTCGTGCTGCTCGCGGTGCTCACCGGCGCGTTCCTGGGGGACGGCTACGGTTGGTGGTCGGCGGTGCTGCTGCAGCCGGCGGCGTTCACCGTTCCGCTCGCCTTCGCGGTGACGGTGCTGGTGAGCAAGTTGACCTCGCGAGGGGTTCCCGAGAACACCGGTCGCGTGATGCTGCGCATGCACACCCCGGACCGGCTCGGGTTCACACGGGACCGTTCGGCCGACCACCACGCCGCTGAGCACGACGAGCCCGCGACCGTCCCGAACCGTTCCAACGGCCGTCACCGCCTCAGACGCGGCAGGCGTCGTCGCCGTTGA
- a CDS encoding fermentation-respiration switch protein FrsA (DUF1100 family) (product_source=COG1073; cath_funfam=3.40.50.1820; cog=COG1073; ko=KO:K06889; pfam=PF01738; superfamily=53474) has protein sequence MITDVRFESSGLMLAGQLFTPDPSSGPSPAIVVGHQTTAVKEQSAALYARRLTERGYVALTFDAAYQGESEGEPHGLEDPFQRAEDFRAAVSYLSTLADVDAERIGVLGICGSGGYAPYAAQTDHRMKAVATVSGADVPSFFRDGDPEGWRAMVEQAGRLRGEEAAGKPATLVSAVPDEVDDSTPALVREFHEYYKTPRGRHPRSTNEWVARSADVLDQYDSYAEAGKIAPRPLLMIAGSEAATLPHSRRAVANAGETAELHTIEGAGHVDLYDRDEPVDEAVAKLTEFFGRHLAGAR, from the coding sequence ATGATTACCGACGTGCGTTTCGAGAGCAGCGGACTGATGCTCGCGGGGCAGCTCTTCACCCCGGACCCCTCGTCGGGGCCCTCGCCCGCGATCGTGGTCGGGCACCAGACGACCGCGGTCAAGGAGCAGTCGGCGGCGTTGTACGCCCGGCGCCTGACCGAGCGGGGCTACGTCGCGCTCACCTTCGACGCGGCGTACCAGGGCGAGAGCGAGGGCGAGCCGCACGGACTCGAGGACCCGTTCCAGCGGGCCGAGGACTTCCGGGCGGCGGTGTCGTACCTGAGCACCCTCGCCGACGTCGACGCCGAGCGCATCGGTGTGCTGGGGATCTGCGGTTCCGGGGGGTACGCGCCGTACGCGGCGCAGACCGATCACCGGATGAAGGCCGTGGCCACCGTCAGCGGTGCGGACGTGCCGAGCTTCTTCCGGGACGGTGATCCCGAGGGCTGGCGCGCGATGGTCGAGCAGGCGGGACGGCTGCGCGGTGAGGAAGCCGCCGGCAAACCGGCGACGCTGGTGAGCGCGGTGCCGGACGAGGTGGACGACTCGACTCCGGCGCTGGTGCGGGAGTTCCACGAGTACTACAAGACACCACGCGGTCGGCACCCCCGTTCCACCAACGAGTGGGTGGCGCGCAGCGCCGACGTGCTGGACCAGTACGACTCCTACGCCGAGGCGGGCAAGATCGCTCCACGGCCACTGTTGATGATCGCGGGCAGCGAGGCGGCGACCCTGCCGCACAGCAGGCGGGCGGTCGCCAACGCGGGGGAGACCGCCGAGCTTCACACCATCGAGGGCGCCGGACACGTCGACCTCTACGACAGGGACGAGCCCGTCGACGAGGCCGTGGCCAAGCTGACCGAGTTCTTCGGACGGCACCTGGCGGGAGCTCGTTGA